The Croceicoccus marinus genome contains a region encoding:
- a CDS encoding cation diffusion facilitator family transporter gives MGLGHQHSPAATQDRHSGHSHDHGHSHAPESFDRAFAIGIVLNTGFVIIEAGAGFWYGSMALVADAGHNLSDVLSLLIAWAASAAARRPPSERFTYGLKSSSILAAMANAALLLVALGAIAIETFRRLFDPAPVEPGAIMIVAGIGIVINTATALMFVRGRKQDLNIRGAYLHMAADAAVSAGVVIAGLLIALTGWQWVDPVAGLVIVAIIAVGTWGLLKDSVKMALLAVPDSIDMPRVREFLAGLPGVAAVHDLHIWPMSTTETALTAHLVMPEGHPGDIFLHDLAHRLDHDFGIHHSTLQVELSPDAGCALERADTV, from the coding sequence ATGGGACTTGGACACCAGCACTCACCCGCAGCCACGCAGGATCGTCATTCCGGCCATTCGCATGATCACGGGCACAGCCATGCGCCCGAGAGTTTCGACCGGGCCTTCGCGATCGGTATCGTGCTCAACACCGGCTTTGTCATCATCGAGGCCGGGGCGGGATTCTGGTATGGCTCGATGGCGCTGGTGGCCGATGCAGGGCACAATCTGTCCGACGTATTGTCGCTGCTGATCGCTTGGGCAGCCAGCGCCGCAGCCCGCAGGCCTCCGTCCGAACGCTTTACCTATGGGCTGAAATCAAGCTCGATCCTGGCGGCCATGGCGAATGCGGCCCTGTTGCTGGTGGCGCTGGGCGCTATCGCGATCGAAACCTTTCGCCGCCTTTTCGATCCGGCCCCGGTAGAACCGGGCGCGATCATGATCGTGGCGGGAATCGGGATCGTCATCAATACGGCCACCGCTCTGATGTTCGTGCGCGGGCGCAAGCAGGATCTCAACATCAGGGGCGCCTATCTGCACATGGCGGCCGATGCAGCCGTGTCGGCCGGTGTCGTCATCGCTGGCTTGCTGATCGCGCTGACGGGCTGGCAGTGGGTCGATCCGGTGGCGGGGCTGGTCATCGTCGCGATCATTGCGGTCGGCACCTGGGGCCTGTTGAAGGACAGCGTGAAGATGGCGCTGCTGGCCGTTCCCGACAGCATCGACATGCCCCGCGTGCGCGAGTTCCTTGCCGGGCTTCCCGGCGTGGCGGCGGTGCACGATCTGCACATTTGGCCCATGAGCACGACCGAGACAGCGCTGACCGCCCATCTGGTAATGCCGGAGGGTCATCCGGGGGACATCTTCCTGCACGACCTGGCGCACCGCCTGGACCACGATTTCGGCATCCACCACTCGACGCTGCAGGTCGAGCTTTCGCCCGACGCGGGCTGCGCGCTGGAACGCGCCGACACCGTCTAG